The stretch of DNA ATTACATTCTGTATTGAATTATGTAGAAAAGACTTAGCGACTGCGAGCATGCCTGTAATGTTACTTGGCGATATATTTGACTCTATGACCCTAGACAGATGCGAGCAGCTATTCACCTTCGTAGAGAATAATGTTGTTGTATGGaaagaagaattattttttagtgCTTGTAAAAATAATCTATTGCGTATGTGCAATGATCTACTCAGAAGATTATCTCGGTCGCAACAGACTGTATTCTGTGGAAGAATTCTGTTGTTCCTTGCCAAGTTTTTTCCCTTCTCCGAGAGATCTGGTCTTAATATCGTAAGCGAATTCAATTTGGAAAATCACACTGAATTTGGATCTGAAAAGTCTGAGGGAGATGATCTGGAACAAATAACTAAGGTCGACGATAAATCTGAGAGTAAAGTACCAATCGATTATAATTTGTATAGAAAGTTTTGGGCTCTGCAAGATTTCTTTAGGAATCCAAATCAATGTTACCTGAAAATGCACTGGAAAGTATTTTCAGCAGTAAGTTCAAATTCTAATTAAAAGACTATTACAACTAGtcagttattaaaatttttctattgaACTTCTTTTTTAGCATGCTTCAAGTGTTCTGTCTGCATTCTCGTCGTTCAAATTAGAGGAGCAACGCAATTATCCTGCAACATCTATTAAAGTAGATTCTTCGATGGAGGGATCTCATAAAGAAACTccttattttgcaaaatatttaacaaacCAGAAATTGTTGGAGTTACAGCTGTCTGATTCGAATTTTAGACGATATGTATTGCTGCAATTTCTCATTCTTTTCCAATATCTTAATagcactgtaaaatttaaagcGTAAGTATCtgcaatacatatatatacacctTTTTATATACTTGTATTTTATTACTAGACAGCAGAatgtatgcatttataacgagAACGGGCAGGTGTAAttgtaaaacagtaaaagcagaagaattttaaaatactgttttattattttcaacctattaaacatattaaggaagaaaataaatttctatttcactccagtttatTACAATTCaggttgaaaatttttattttgcataaagatctgctgtCTATTTATTACATATTGAACCCACGATACCTTTTCATAGAATTGCACATTCTTTATAAATTACtagtaaaatgaatttttgaaagCTATAAAACGATGTTTGTTTTCCAAAGCTTCCTTGCCAGTGGCTATGAGACAAGGTCTGCTTTCCTTAAATAGTGCTTTAAGTTATCTATGTCACAGAGTCTCAATaacttttgtaatttttaagtGAAACACACGAATTGAAGCCTGACCAAGTAGACTGGGTAAAAGCTACCACGGAACAAGTTTACGCCTTACTGACAGAAACACCGCCCGACGGCCCAACATTCGCTGACactgttaaaaatatattaaaacgcGAAGAACATTGGAATGCGTGGAAAAATGATGGCTGTCCAGCATTTAAAAAACCTGCTCCAGATTCTAGTGCCGACATAGAGGACTTGAGGAAACCGAAAAGACCCAAACGTAGAATCGGAGACGTTATCAGAGATGCCCAGGCGGTTGGAAAGTATCATATGGGAAAGTAGGTTACTCAGTTTTTGACAAATACTAATTAAGTAGTAATTAAACTAAACAAATACTAATTAAATAGTATTTAATTACTCCGCAGTCCAGAGCTCACGAAACTATGGAATCTGTGTCCTAATAATCTCGAAGCATGTAAATCAAAAGACAGAGATTTCTTACCATCTCTGGAAACATACTTTGAGGAAGCCATTATGCAACTAGATCCTAATGCAATGGTTGAAGATGAGTATAAGTAAGTACATTTCACTTTCATTTAGCACTTATTTGATTTCTTGAGTTATTCATGCCGTTTTTATATCTTATAGGAAAGTAAACGATGGAAACTTTGGATGGAGAGCATTGAGATTGTTGGCTAGACGTAGTCCTCACTTTTTCGTACATGGTAATTACCCTATTAATAAACTGCCTGAATATCTTGAAacaatgataaaaaaaattgccaAAGATCGACCAGTAAGTATATTTTGATTTTCTTCtggttcttattatttttattgatcCTCAAATCCTCAAATTAATTTATGTCTAACAATTAAAGCAAACGCAATCCGACATAAAGTTGGAAACAGAGGAAACACCACCACCGGATTCAAATGATCAAGAATTCAATGAAGACGTCTTACAAAAAGAGAGCGAACAAGTGGAACCTGAAAATTCGGATACAAAGGGCCGAAAATTAACTAAGATCACGCCAGAGATGGTGGCAAAACTATCGGATGTATTAAAAAACGATTGGAAGAAATTAGCAACTAAACTTGGGTATACAAATGAGGAGGTAAATATATGCAATATTTCAGTGCAATGAAAATTCACCATGAGataaacagaaaaaaatttgttaattgtttCTTTCAGATTACATTTTTCCAAGGTAAACCAACACCTTACGAACAGTGTAAAAATATGTTAGAAATTTGGGCAGAAGAAGATGTGGATGCGTCCATGGAAAATTTGGCGTACATTTTGGAAGGTTTAAAGTTCACGGAGGCACTAGCTGTTTTAAAATCTTAACTATTTCATAAAAGAGTCCTAATATGAAGATGGATTTTAAGAAGTGTACAGTACTAcgtgaattaaattttttcaatttccctAACAATGTTTTTTATTATCAAATACAACTCCATCAATTTTGAGAAAATCCATTTTGGAGATTTATTTAAAACTATTAATACATATTATCACAAATAGTATATTTAGTGCATCCAAATGTTCCAGAAATTGCGTCGAATCTGTAATCAAATTATTATCGGATGGGATTGAAAAAGTCGATgggatacagttttcttttctttatttaGAAAGACAATAATAAAGTGTACAAATCATACAAAATTTCGAAACAAAACGGTCCTTGGTGCAAACTATATCGAAGGATAGTTGGTTTTACATAGTGATGTCAAGATCTACGTACGACATCAAGGGAATCATTCGATACGAATTATTCGCCAACAAGCATGCTGACAACCTAAACATATTAGACCGACGAATTTTCTTTACTCAATCTTAAATTACTGTAATGTTAGTGGTATCGTATTTTTTCGAATTATAGACACTGACGTAAATTCGATTTATGCTCGATGTAAACGCAGACATTAATCACGATTACATGGCGACAGTTCGCAAAATGGCAACGTTTCTCAACGAACTATAAATAAGTTATAAAATATTGCTACGTATATGCTAGTAGTATAGAAAGCTTCATCAACTGTTACTGGTTTAGGCCATTTTCCGCGTTCTGTCTGGTTCTGGATCGCAATTTATCCCGACTGTTTCTAAACATACGGGAAATTTTCATAGAAAGCAATCTTCGAAGTTCCATTTCTTCTGAACATCCATTTGTTGATCAGTTTTCGCACAAAACACAAGAAAACGCGCAAACGTACAAACCGAGTTATCGAAAACACATGCATAACAAATTTAAGCAACAAGATTAACGCGAAATAGATGTAACAGTTAAAATGACGAAAAGACCGCGAATGCTTAAATGGCGCAAGCATTTTGGTTTAAGACGATCGATCGGATTGGAGTCTTGTTAATGATTATTGCGTATATAATGTTAAATATTATTCAGTCTTCTACAGTTATATGAATCGTCGGAAAGGACCTGTGGCTTTTATGCGAactgtacatatatatttcatTACGAAAATCAAAACTGTATTTCCGAAGAAATTAGACCAGCTTTTACATACATAGAGTTCACGCAACTCTTTCGAgctcgattttttaaataaagcgtacaaaaattattttgaaaatcagATGCAAGTCGCTTATCGATTCTTGCTAAACTGTGAAAATGAAACGGGAAGGGTGGTACTGCAAATAAGAGGACGCGCTTAAAAGGGACTACCCATACAATTTTCACAAAGGTCTTTCGTGACGCATTGTCGTGGAGCGATTAATTGACGTCTATCTAGATTGCAGGGCAGACAGCAACTTCTAACTTCTAACTGAAATTTAATTATTGGACTGcggaaaataaaaactgtttgtATCGATTCCAAGAAAAGGGTGTCAAATATAACTTCCTCTCTTCCTTCAATGATTTCAAGAAGTTTAAACTAATACATTCgtattgttaacactaggtttacgggactcgtcaaaataaccggttctaatatttttaatttacaattattaagattctaaagatacatacatgaggaattattcaacaaatttatttctttgggtatacgttattaaaaaaaaaatggctaaaaatttgggcagcacattctcgttatttttataaactaataGTCACTtctagtgttccgtaaacctagtgttaaattctttCGATCCGTCTGCTTCTTTACATTGCATCTGCTCGTCTTTgttctaaatgcataaaatccgcagtccaatataATCAAATACAATTAGATTCGAGAACAATAACGCAATCGATCTCCACCAAAAATATCCCACACGTTTAGAACCATCCTGTGGATCGCAACGCGCGCGTCCATCGCGAATTCTACACGGAGCATAAATCCGGATTCCTGGTATCACGGAACTGAACGGCCTTATATGGAATCTTTTCGTTAATCAACTCGTTTCTTACGTCTAACATACACACTCATATGTAATTGGCTAAAGTGTAAATGCAATTCGATCGCGGATATGATCCTCGTTTTATTTTAGGTCGTAGGACAGTCATTAGTTTTAAAGTAGTATGCTGGTatcggttctctctctctctctctctctctctctctctctctctctctctctctctctccattgcCTCTCTTCATTTCAATCCTCATCCCTTAAAAGTAAATAATGACTTGTGGCGGGCATTCTTGTCACGACTTTAAGAATCTCTTCTCGTAATAGTGGTCTAAGTAGTGGACGTTTATCGTGATGTAGGGACTCTTAATGACGTCTAGCTCATTAGCCCGGCATCGAAATTGAACATCGAAGTCCCACACCGGGGCGATAACCCGACAGCGACAGATCAAGAATGCAGGCAATCGATATGACACACTGATGAACGATGTCTAGACGATCAGTCTTGTTTCTTATAAAGAGAACGGAAACCTCGTGTAAAGCGTTGACTAATGACTCGCAATTATTGGATTATAACCTTTGGAGTTAATGATAGACTTTACGTTCATCCCTCTTGTTTCAGAAACGAGACGGTTCCGCTGTTTGCCGGACTCCTTTCCCCGTTGACGCCAATCCCCCTCGTTAAAGACTACCATACAAACGACTCTCCGATCGATCTCGACTAATTCCCACGTCAAAGGACCAAGGGAACGGCGTAAGAACATCTCGATTCCTAATTGCGTAACGAGCGAATTgctttgtttattattttagtaTATCGGTAGCGGGTTAATTCCCCATCAGACCGTCCAAGTACTCCTTGTAATCGGTCTCCGATATCTCCTCTTCGTCCTCCGCAACTTCGACGCCCCTCTTCTTCCTTCTTGTGGTCTCGCTGGTCACTTCTATACAGAGCAGCGCAAACTTGTTGTCGCAGGAATAACGAACTTGCTCCAGGAGTCGGCCCCCTGTCAGGGGTGAACCTAATCCGTAACGATCGGAGCTGCTCGAATGCCAGGCGTCGCAGTACGTGTCCATCGCTCGATCCCCTAATTTGTGCGATCCATGCCACGCCACTTTCTCCGGCCTGAAAACACGGGAAAGGTTTCACCGAAATTTCTTAACGCGTGATTTTGcgaaaaatttattacaaagtGTAACCCTCAAAGTGGATTATTTTAACCCTCTGTAGCTCATCGAATTCATTGTTGATTTGTATCTAGACCCTGTAGAGACTCTAGGATCAGATTTATAGCGAATCAATTGTCAATTTATGTCTAGAGGATATTTTCGAGTTGCACAAACGTCTTTAacagaaatattgtaaaattcatTAGTTTAATTTTCGCACGCTGCGCTTCAGTAGCAATTATAAAAAGTCACGCAGAGATGAACGAAGTGAAAAGGAGGATTGCAGATTCGCATTGATAATTAGAAACGGTCCAAGCTACTTTCTCGTTTCTGGAACGCGTCTGTACAGCGTTCAGTAAACAGAgaatctttttctttctttctctcagtCAATAATGTACCTGTTTATTTGCTATTCGTTGGAATAAATGTTCACGTTTCTACGCGACCGTGAACAAATTATTCGGAACGCTGAAAATCTTAAACTAAATCTAATAGCGCTTGGTTTTCCTTTAGCGTACAATCAATTACGGGAAAAGAGAGATAAAATGGACAATTACCACGCGAAATCGGTGAGGATGTTTTTCCCATTGAAGCTGTAAATTCTAGGATTCTGCGAGAAGTACGCGCCGTTTCCGTTAAACATTTCCTTCCAAGAATTAAATAGGACGTCTCCCTGGAATGCcagtaaatatatttattttgtagaCAACCTGTGTACTCGGAGGAGAATTGCTTTAACATTTAAATATGTACACGAACCTTCCGGGATTAATACACTTTGGATTCGCAATTACCTTTATGTTGACAATGGGAAGGTCTCTATCTCCGAACCTTACAATGCTGTCGACGTTCTGTACCCTGGAGCTAAGGAATGCACGGAACGTACCCCTTAGCCCTGCTCGTTTTGCTTGTCGATAACAAGCATAGTCTGCTCCTCGCACACCGTGCATGTCCCCGGTAAATGGCTCGTTCAAGGCAGCCATTCGTAGCTGAAAATTATGGTACTGTTGTTATAATTTACCTTGTATTACATGTATTCCGTTACGAACGAATATCTCGCATTTTCATCTACCGTGTGTATCAATTGACTACACATACTTAGGTACTTCTACTGCCGGTGGTTCTTAACCTATGGTGGCGTGCACCCCTGGGGGTGCGAGAGAAGTTTCTAAACTTCCGAGGGGGAATTTATTTCTCAATAAATAAATCttgtaattttctaaattaaaaaaatagaaacacatttttaacCGAAAACGTTAAGAACCATTGTTCTACTGATACGAAAGGATGTCTTATGACAAAGATTCACTATTTTAATAGTGAAATCAATATTATAAGATTGAATCTACTTAGATTgcttgcaatttttaatttgacttTTCGTGTTAATTTACAAACAGTGCAAACATATTTTGCGAATAATCCCCCCCGTAATTCGAAAGGAAATTCTCGATTGGTCACTTCCGAAGACCACTAATTCACGATAGGAAGATGAGGGAGGGTCGTTGCGAATGCATGAACAAAATTATAAGTCGGTCGGACAAATTGTTTCCGCGTAATCCCCGGGATAAGACTGCAAAAACCGATCAAAGTTTAAGTACCATTTCGATAAGCTGGACGGTTCATGGGAAGAAACAAATACGTTCCTATAAAACCCTATTACACTTTcgttattacattgaattaTGCATTAACCCGACTGTGTGTATCTTTAAACAAGAAAACTTGAAAAAAGAGAAATTCGCGAAAGAAGAACCACCGGATCGCCAAgattaaaatttcatatttaatttcaATCTATTTCTTCTCCGAGCCATCGGAAGAGATAAACATCTTGCGGACAACACTTCCCTGACAGTTCTCAATTTCACGATTGTCTCGCAGGACTTTAATTAAAAGTCAATACCGGTTTTATGGCCCTCGGAAGAGAGAAGACGAACGGACGGCGTACATTGTAAAGATAAATGGAACGATGAGTgcgattgggggggggggggggggctaatcTTGGTGTTCCCTCGTTACTCAGAAACGATATTAAAAGGTTAATTGCGTCTGCAAACTTACCATTCGAGGATACCACTTGGCAGCGGGAAAGGAGATTCAATTCGAATTAGGTGATCCATCAAATTCGTTTCTTACGGATAATGTTTTTACATTCAACAGGATTAAGGGATGGCAAAACTCACCCCTGTGCCGTCTGCTTTCATGGGTATCTGGTTGATCAGGTTGGAAGCCTCAAAAGGTGGATTTGCCGGGGGTGGTGGCGTGGTCGGCGGTGCCGGAGTAGTTATGGGAAGAAGCGAGCCCAGCTGGAAAGATGAACACGGCTAATTAAATCGGCTCTTGCGACGTCCTCCGTTTGATCAGTTTGAATATAGCATTACTTTTCCTAGCATCAATGTACTATGGGATTCAAAAGCATCGAAATTATTATCTTTTTGTTCGCGCAACTACAGTAGAACCCCGTTTATCACACGGAATCTTCGTTCGTTGCTTAGAAGTTCTGGAACTGGTAGCGGAGATCGTGTTGGCCACgtaaaaaacaaaagaagaacGACGCTGCGAATCGCTATGATTGACATTTCGTTGCGCAACCTCGATTTTTGCACGTGCGTTTAGCCTCGtctcgtgcaacgagcgaggttgtACTGTACTTGTGTACTTTTACGGATAATTAATAAGTGAAAAATTCCGGTTTTTCACGGTGATATTAACATGACTCCTAACTTTATTCTCAATGTTTTTTTCGGGACAAAATACTACAAAAATGACAGAGTTATTCGCTGTTTTTGAAACGGCCATTTTATAGGTACATCGATGCATGGCTGCCATTGCTGAGATGAGCAATATTTTTTCATTGTCAAATTCGGAAGGCATTATCTGAAATGCAGCGCAGAGTTTTTAAGAAATGCAGTCGTTTATGAAAATGGCGGCAGTTTGAGTCGGAAAAACTCGGTTTTCATCatgaaattgcaaattgcaaacTGTATCTTTCAAATAATTGGGTCTGAAAAATTTCCGTAACAAGATGAAAGTATAGTGAGAACATGTACGAagtttgaaattaattaattttactgttcttttaaaaaattggcagAGCGTTGATATCTTTTATTCTCGTTCTATCCTCGATTGGCAAAGTCTCTACTACATTGGCAATTATTGGCCGATAATTGCGCAACTATGGAGCACGAAAAGCGTTTAAAATGTTATACTAACAGCAATATACTGCCATCCGTTGTTCACTCGCACGAGCAAAGCCTGTTCGTCGATGATATAAGCGAGTGTTCCAACCGGACTCACAGCGGACATCTGGGACAAGAATTTTCGATTAAATTAGAACATTTTTCAACACCCGCTGTGCTCAACATTAATTAAGCAGACTTACTTT from Halictus rubicundus isolate RS-2024b chromosome 8, iyHalRubi1_principal, whole genome shotgun sequence encodes:
- the Hpr1 gene encoding THO complex 1-like protein Hpr1 isoform X2 — its product is MAKFEALREEYSDYLQQCFKVPDVQTFQKKCTALCTNDSDRKAAVDQALRDSLLIILLEHVPSNVQLLETYITFCIELCRKDLATASMPVMLLGDIFDSMTLDRCEQLFTFVENNVVVWKEELFFSACKNNLLRMCNDLLRRLSRSQQTVFCGRILLFLAKFFPFSERSGLNIVSEFNLENHTEFGSEKSEGDDLEQITKVDDKSESKVPIDYNLYRKFWALQDFFRNPNQCYLKMHWKVFSAHASSVLSAFSSFKLEEQRNYPATSIKVDSSMEGSHKETPYFAKYLTNQKLLELQLSDSNFRRYVLLQFLILFQYLNSTVKFKAETHELKPDQVDWVKATTEQVYALLTETPPDGPTFADTVKNILKREEHWNAWKNDGCPAFKKPAPDSSADIEDLRKPKRPKRRIGDVIRDAQAVGKYHMGNPELTKLWNLCPNNLEACKSKDRDFLPSLETYFEEAIMQLDPNAMVEDEYKKVNDGNFGWRALRLLARRSPHFFVHGNYPINKLPEYLETMIKKIAKDRPQTQSDIKLETEETPPPDSNDQEFNEDVLQKESEQVEPENSDTKGRKLTKITPEMVAKLSDVLKNDWKKLATKLGYTNEEITFFQGKPTPYEQCKNMLEIWAEEDVDASMENLAYILEGLKFTEALAVLKS
- the Hpr1 gene encoding THO complex 1-like protein Hpr1 isoform X1, with translation MAKFEALREEYSDYLQQCFKVPDVQTFQKKCTALCTNDSDRKAAVDQALRDSLLIILLEHVPSNVQLLETYITFCIELCRKDLATASMPVMLLGDIFDSMTLDRCEQLFTFVENNVVVWKEELFFSACKNNLLRMCNDLLRRLSRSQQTVFCGRILLFLAKFFPFSERSGLNIVSEFNLENHTEFGSEKSEGDDLEQITKVDDKSESKVPIDYNLYRKFWALQDFFRNPNQCYLKMHWKVFSAHASSVLSAFSSFKLEEQRNYPATSIKVDSSMEGSHKETPYFAKYLTNQKLLELQLSDSNFRRYVLLQFLILFQYLNSTVKFKAFLASGYETSETHELKPDQVDWVKATTEQVYALLTETPPDGPTFADTVKNILKREEHWNAWKNDGCPAFKKPAPDSSADIEDLRKPKRPKRRIGDVIRDAQAVGKYHMGNPELTKLWNLCPNNLEACKSKDRDFLPSLETYFEEAIMQLDPNAMVEDEYKKVNDGNFGWRALRLLARRSPHFFVHGNYPINKLPEYLETMIKKIAKDRPQTQSDIKLETEETPPPDSNDQEFNEDVLQKESEQVEPENSDTKGRKLTKITPEMVAKLSDVLKNDWKKLATKLGYTNEEITFFQGKPTPYEQCKNMLEIWAEEDVDASMENLAYILEGLKFTEALAVLKS